In the Bacillus shivajii genome, one interval contains:
- a CDS encoding ABC transporter substrate-binding protein, which produces MKKSLWMLLLSLVLIIALAACGGDSDEPADAEDPSDEETEDDSSVDDGADDGADDATSEASGDQTLIFARGGDSVSLDYASVTDGESSRVTKQIYETLIEFDEDSFEIGPGLAHDWEVDDDGLRFVFHLREGVKFHDGTDFNAEAVKVNFERWADPNHEYNFGDEGYTYSVYGMQFGGFAGDDGHVIEEINVINDHEVEFILNEPLGSFLQNMGMSYFAMTSPAAFEEYGSTINENPVGTGPFKFVSWNRDDSIVLEKFDDYWQEGLPKLDQVIFQVIPDNSARLTALRSGQIDVMDGLNPDDVEIINAEDGLQVFERATNNIGYLGFHVEKEPFDDPLVRQALNHAIDKESLIAVLYAGMAEPAKNAVPPGYLGYNDEIDPYEYNPEKAMEMLAEAGFEDGLELDLWTMPVARPYMPDPQRAAEVMQANLAEVGVTANIVTHEWATYLELTEQGEHDLFMLGWSGVNGDPDYFLANLLHGDAIPGGNRKYYSNDEVNRLIDEAKRNVDDDVRAELYMEAQRLIHEDAPHIPLVHSIPTLAGSERVHDYVPHPSTSESLKNVYLTE; this is translated from the coding sequence ATGAAGAAAAGTCTTTGGATGTTGCTGTTATCTCTTGTTCTAATCATTGCATTAGCAGCTTGTGGTGGAGACAGCGACGAACCTGCTGATGCAGAGGATCCTAGTGATGAAGAAACAGAAGACGATAGTTCAGTAGATGATGGTGCTGATGATGGTGCCGATGATGCTACTAGTGAAGCTTCTGGTGACCAGACGCTAATCTTTGCTCGAGGCGGGGACTCTGTAAGCCTGGACTACGCAAGTGTTACAGATGGAGAGTCATCTCGTGTCACAAAGCAAATTTATGAAACATTAATTGAGTTTGATGAGGACTCATTTGAGATTGGTCCTGGTCTTGCTCACGATTGGGAAGTTGATGACGATGGACTTCGTTTCGTCTTCCACTTAAGAGAAGGTGTTAAGTTCCATGATGGAACAGACTTCAATGCTGAAGCTGTAAAAGTGAACTTTGAACGTTGGGCTGATCCAAACCATGAGTACAACTTTGGAGATGAAGGTTATACGTACAGTGTTTACGGCATGCAATTTGGTGGATTCGCTGGTGATGACGGACACGTGATTGAAGAAATTAATGTCATTAATGACCACGAAGTTGAATTTATTTTGAATGAGCCTTTAGGGTCGTTCCTACAAAACATGGGGATGAGTTATTTCGCGATGACTTCACCTGCGGCATTTGAGGAATACGGAAGTACAATTAATGAAAACCCTGTAGGAACTGGTCCGTTTAAGTTTGTTAGTTGGAACCGTGACGATAGCATTGTTTTAGAAAAATTCGATGATTATTGGCAAGAAGGACTTCCAAAGCTTGACCAAGTCATCTTCCAAGTAATTCCGGATAACTCTGCACGATTAACAGCCTTACGTTCTGGTCAGATCGATGTTATGGATGGTTTGAACCCGGACGATGTTGAAATAATCAATGCTGAAGATGGATTACAAGTATTTGAACGTGCAACAAATAACATTGGTTATCTTGGTTTCCATGTGGAAAAAGAACCATTTGATGATCCATTAGTGCGTCAAGCCTTAAACCACGCAATCGATAAAGAATCATTAATCGCTGTGTTATATGCTGGAATGGCTGAACCAGCGAAAAACGCAGTACCACCAGGTTATTTAGGCTATAACGATGAAATTGACCCTTATGAGTATAACCCTGAAAAGGCAATGGAGATGCTTGCAGAAGCTGGTTTTGAAGATGGGTTAGAGCTTGACCTATGGACAATGCCGGTTGCTCGTCCATATATGCCAGACCCACAACGTGCAGCTGAAGTTATGCAAGCAAACTTAGCAGAGGTTGGGGTTACAGCAAATATCGTTACACATGAGTGGGCGACATACCTTGAACTAACTGAACAAGGAGAGCATGACCTCTTTATGCTTGGCTGGTCAGGTGTAAATGGTGACCCTGATTACTTCTTAGCGAACCTATTACACGGTGATGCAATTCCTGGAGGTAACCGTAAATATTACTCTAACGATGAAGTAAACCGATTAATTGATGAAGCAAAACGAAATGTTGATGATGATGTTCGAGCAGAGCTTTACATGGAAGCTCAACGCTTAATTCATGAAGATGCGCCACATATCCCACTAGTACACTCAATTCCAACATTAGCTGGAAGTGAGCGCGTTCATGACTATGTTCCTCACCCATCGACAAGTGAATCACTAAAGAACGTATATTTGACTGAGTAG
- a CDS encoding thiolase family protein, protein MRETVIVEAVRTPIGRRKGKLSGIRPDELLAETLKGLANRGNLDSALIEDVIAGCVTQAGEQAPDIARTAALMAGYPETVPGVTIDRQCGSSQQAVHFASQAIESGDMDIVVAAGIESMSRVPMFSAMQGTEHSPILTEKYEIINQGLSAERIAEKWSMTRQKLDQFSYESHQKAVKAIKDGAFKNEILPIEVTLEDGQKEWMDEDEGPRGNSSVKQLGELKTVFKEDGVITAGNASQISDGASAILLMDRNKAEELGFKPKFRIKARSVVGSDPTLMLTGPIPATEKVLQKANLSIDDIDLYEVNEAFAPVPLVWQREMKANIEKLNIHGGAIALGHPLGASGARVMTTLVHALERTGGRYGLQAICEGFGMANATIIERL, encoded by the coding sequence ATGCGCGAAACAGTTATTGTAGAAGCAGTACGAACGCCAATTGGCAGAAGAAAAGGGAAATTAAGTGGGATTCGTCCAGATGAATTACTAGCGGAAACATTAAAAGGCTTAGCAAATAGAGGAAATCTTGACTCAGCACTTATTGAAGATGTTATTGCAGGGTGTGTGACACAGGCAGGTGAGCAAGCACCAGATATTGCTCGCACAGCAGCATTAATGGCAGGGTACCCAGAAACGGTCCCAGGCGTGACAATCGATAGGCAATGTGGTTCAAGTCAACAAGCCGTTCATTTCGCTTCACAAGCAATTGAAAGCGGGGATATGGATATCGTTGTAGCTGCGGGAATTGAGAGTATGTCACGTGTACCAATGTTTTCTGCGATGCAAGGAACAGAACATAGTCCTATTTTAACGGAAAAATATGAAATCATTAACCAAGGGTTATCGGCAGAACGAATAGCAGAGAAGTGGAGCATGACGCGCCAGAAACTCGATCAATTTTCGTACGAAAGCCACCAAAAAGCAGTAAAGGCGATAAAAGATGGTGCCTTCAAAAATGAAATTCTACCAATTGAAGTGACGCTAGAAGATGGACAGAAAGAATGGATGGATGAAGATGAGGGACCGCGTGGAAATTCGTCTGTCAAACAGCTTGGGGAATTAAAAACGGTTTTCAAAGAAGATGGTGTTATTACAGCGGGGAATGCATCTCAAATTAGCGATGGCGCATCCGCAATCTTACTCATGGACCGTAATAAAGCAGAAGAACTAGGATTTAAACCGAAGTTTCGTATAAAAGCAAGAAGCGTCGTTGGCTCAGACCCAACACTGATGCTGACAGGGCCTATTCCAGCAACAGAAAAAGTGTTGCAGAAAGCAAACCTCTCAATTGATGACATCGATTTATATGAAGTAAACGAAGCGTTCGCACCTGTACCACTTGTTTGGCAACGGGAAATGAAAGCCAATATCGAAAAGTTAAATATTCATGGTGGAGCGATCGCATTAGGACACCCACTTGGAGCAAGTGGGGCAAGAGTGATGACAACGCTCGTCCATGCTCTAGAGCGAACAGGTGGCCGTTATGGACTACAGGCTATATGCGAAGGCTTTGGGATGGCAAATGCGACGATCATCGAGCGGTTGTAA
- the nikC gene encoding nickel transporter permease, translated as MPGPEHQDPEKVKDEEAVSPWKEAYWQLRKNKLAIIGFIIILSFIIVAITAPFLTSYTYSSMNAADRLQPPSSQYWFGTDDLGRDIFTRIVYGARISLMVGFFAVTGALVFGTLLGVLAGYYRRWVDMLISRIFDIMLAFPSILLAIAIVAILGPSLQNALIAIAIINIPIFGRLVRSKVISISQEEYIMAAKAQGMKNGRILFHHVLPNSIGPIIVQATLGFGTAILEAAALGFLGLGAQAPTPEWGRMLSDARQYIQSAPWTVLFPGLSIMLVVLGFNMIGDGLRDALDPKMKN; from the coding sequence ATGCCAGGTCCAGAACACCAAGATCCAGAAAAAGTGAAAGATGAAGAAGCGGTATCGCCTTGGAAAGAGGCATATTGGCAGCTTAGAAAGAATAAACTTGCCATCATCGGTTTTATTATCATTTTATCTTTTATTATCGTAGCCATTACTGCGCCATTTTTAACGAGTTATACATACTCGTCAATGAATGCAGCTGACCGGCTCCAGCCCCCGTCATCTCAATATTGGTTTGGCACAGATGATTTAGGAAGAGATATCTTCACACGTATTGTTTACGGGGCAAGAATATCATTAATGGTCGGCTTTTTTGCAGTAACTGGAGCCCTTGTTTTCGGAACTTTGCTAGGTGTGCTTGCAGGTTATTATCGCCGTTGGGTCGATATGTTAATCTCACGAATTTTTGATATCATGCTAGCCTTCCCTAGTATTCTATTGGCCATTGCTATTGTTGCTATTCTTGGACCATCTCTACAAAATGCTTTAATAGCGATTGCTATTATTAACATTCCGATATTCGGACGCCTTGTTCGTTCAAAGGTTATCTCAATTAGTCAAGAAGAGTATATTATGGCTGCAAAGGCTCAAGGGATGAAAAACGGCCGCATATTGTTTCACCATGTACTGCCAAACAGTATAGGCCCGATTATTGTTCAAGCAACTCTCGGATTTGGTACAGCTATTTTAGAAGCTGCTGCTCTTGGATTTTTAGGCTTAGGTGCTCAAGCTCCTACTCCTGAATGGGGGCGAATGCTCTCTGATGCAAGGCAATATATCCAGAGTGCTCCTTGGACTGTACTATTCCCAGGTTTGTCTATCATGCTTGTAGTACTCGGGTTTAATATGATTGGTGACGGATTACGTGATGCACTCGATCCAAAAATGAAGAACTAG
- a CDS encoding DUF6359 domain-containing protein, which yields MFLNAAYLKKRLIMFMAVLLLVSPISLNTGAVMAGPTEDTYELRILHTNDLHSYIEDFGKIGAYIAAEREKSDYALYLDGGDIFSGNPIVDFQDGEPMIDLLNDIGLDALAFGNHEFDYGQEIFAERSEQSEFPWLGANVTVVDKDIAISDDDHFDGHIVLELGDDLEVGIVGLTQAPPSTSPSNVEGIDFDHPVEVAASYDWLRDEVDVLIALTHIGHEQDQRIAEEVGFYDLIVGGHSHRTYTANDDEHTPYVQAGSYGSHVGNLTLEIGKETGNVRLTSSELQNVNDIEEVDEEIDAKVQDYIAEVEEEIMEVIGSTNTGLTRDGRYNGDAPLGNFYTDAMRHFSEADMAFANNGGLRANIPAGVIRVFDIHMLEPFRNEMMVYEMTGQAIRDVIEYSYSRRNQIDLQSSGLHYTVITDTTGSFYDVELTLGGEELDMDETYRVAVGDYIGTGGSGYNFVGEVVDEDEQMLLTDAMIEYAQSYGDDPIDYESEGRVTTEIDPDAPPAGEIIGTTESGLYSNNKAESDVGLGNLYTDAIVSETEADISLLNSSSVNGEVPPGFITDEQVEALDRFGNEIVVVNASGEDIADVLLSQANFHRGVDLQVAGLHYSLIEDPDSEDLFGDIEITLPDGSDFSLDDDYAVGYNDYMHGHFAYNLGENVIAELGTVTQATLEYIEKVSDPEGGAPIDYTEGERISIQEAERDPIDLPEGVISVQEAIDNNDGEATVQGYIVGTISGMNSFQFEGEFTTRTNIVLADSPYERDYDKLLPVELPTGDVRSALNLIDNPEKLGEAVRVSGNLETYFSRSGLKGPDDYEFVDGDGDVISISEARDATDGTEVTVEGIVTSTPGAWGAEGFYMQDDTAGIYVYQLEADLVEKGDVVKITAKRDSFNGEKQLSSVGSLEVVGSVDVPDAQVLTPAHVNEENEGQLLKLSEVTIENLEAVGGYGTFEFDAVSGDESVLIRVDNRTGLSYVDFAFENGDVVNITGVSSQYEGTPQLKPRGELDIIEFTEEEPSDPSGVMTVEEAIANQGQDGTVAGYIVGHVVSGSNVNFEAPFTNDFNMAIADDPKERDLDKMLYVQIPAEYRSDFGLETNPIIIGEKVEVNGSLEAYFNHPGLQSPSAMTFIDVESPAEPEPQKVSLAEARSLAEGELVTVTGVTTSNSGAWGAQGFYMQDEEAGIYVFQHDIEVSAGQEVKVTGVTGSFNDEKQLVDVTDVEVLGDAEVPQPLSLSPSQLGENNEGMLVELEYVQIENLASVNNFGTFEFDAVSLLDGTSVLVRVDNRTGLSYDDFSYENGDVIKVTGVSGKFGETIQLKPRGENDIEYGFNEKQAHFYNVKKQLISNFENIRNESVRERQIEETRERFWEKIFNKAS from the coding sequence ATGTTTTTAAATGCAGCTTATTTAAAAAAACGTTTGATTATGTTTATGGCTGTGCTATTACTTGTCTCACCGATTTCGCTCAACACGGGCGCGGTCATGGCAGGTCCGACCGAAGACACGTATGAATTACGAATTCTTCATACGAATGACTTACACTCGTACATTGAAGACTTCGGAAAAATTGGAGCATACATCGCAGCAGAACGCGAAAAGTCAGATTATGCATTGTACTTAGATGGTGGGGATATTTTTAGCGGAAACCCGATCGTCGACTTTCAAGACGGTGAGCCGATGATTGATTTATTAAATGATATCGGCCTTGATGCATTAGCTTTTGGAAATCATGAGTTTGATTACGGTCAGGAGATTTTTGCTGAGCGTAGTGAGCAGTCTGAGTTTCCTTGGTTAGGTGCAAATGTTACTGTCGTTGATAAAGATATTGCAATTAGTGATGACGATCATTTCGATGGCCATATTGTTCTTGAACTAGGTGACGATCTAGAGGTTGGAATTGTCGGACTAACCCAAGCACCACCATCGACATCTCCATCTAATGTGGAAGGAATTGATTTTGACCATCCAGTAGAGGTTGCTGCTTCATATGATTGGTTAAGAGATGAAGTAGATGTTTTGATTGCTCTAACACATATTGGTCATGAACAAGATCAACGAATTGCTGAAGAAGTTGGTTTTTATGATTTGATTGTTGGAGGGCATAGTCATCGTACGTATACAGCAAATGATGACGAGCATACGCCATATGTTCAAGCTGGTTCATACGGAAGCCATGTCGGGAATTTAACACTCGAGATTGGGAAAGAAACAGGCAACGTACGCCTTACGAGTAGTGAACTACAAAACGTTAATGATATTGAAGAGGTCGATGAAGAGATTGATGCAAAAGTACAGGATTACATTGCTGAAGTAGAAGAAGAAATTATGGAAGTGATCGGGTCTACGAACACTGGCCTGACCCGAGATGGAAGGTACAACGGCGATGCTCCGTTAGGGAATTTCTACACAGATGCGATGCGCCATTTTAGCGAAGCCGACATGGCCTTTGCAAACAATGGGGGACTTCGAGCAAATATTCCTGCTGGAGTCATTCGTGTTTTCGATATTCATATGCTTGAACCGTTCCGTAACGAAATGATGGTTTATGAGATGACAGGGCAAGCGATTCGTGATGTCATTGAGTACTCTTACTCACGTCGTAACCAAATTGATTTACAGTCTTCAGGCCTACATTATACAGTCATAACAGACACGACTGGAAGTTTTTACGACGTAGAGCTCACTCTTGGTGGTGAAGAGCTAGACATGGATGAAACATATCGTGTTGCTGTCGGAGATTACATTGGAACGGGCGGTAGTGGTTATAACTTCGTCGGTGAAGTCGTCGACGAAGATGAGCAAATGCTACTTACAGACGCGATGATCGAATACGCACAGTCTTATGGAGATGACCCAATCGATTACGAATCTGAAGGGCGTGTCACGACAGAAATTGATCCTGATGCACCGCCAGCAGGAGAAATTATCGGAACAACTGAAAGCGGTTTATATTCAAATAATAAGGCAGAAAGTGATGTAGGACTTGGGAATTTGTATACAGATGCGATTGTTTCTGAAACAGAAGCAGACATTTCGTTATTGAACAGTTCATCTGTGAATGGAGAGGTCCCGCCTGGTTTTATTACAGATGAGCAAGTTGAAGCATTAGATCGATTCGGCAATGAAATAGTTGTCGTGAACGCTAGTGGTGAGGATATTGCTGATGTGTTATTATCGCAAGCAAATTTCCACCGTGGTGTTGATTTGCAAGTAGCAGGGCTTCATTACTCATTAATTGAGGACCCTGACAGTGAGGACCTTTTTGGTGATATTGAAATTACCTTGCCAGACGGCTCTGATTTTAGTTTAGACGATGATTACGCCGTCGGTTATAACGACTATATGCATGGGCATTTTGCTTATAACTTAGGTGAGAATGTTATTGCGGAGCTCGGCACTGTAACGCAAGCAACGTTAGAATATATTGAAAAAGTATCAGATCCAGAAGGCGGCGCACCTATTGATTACACAGAAGGGGAACGGATTTCTATTCAAGAAGCTGAGCGAGATCCAATTGATCTTCCTGAAGGTGTGATTAGTGTTCAAGAAGCAATCGATAATAACGATGGCGAAGCAACCGTACAAGGGTATATTGTAGGGACGATATCTGGAATGAATTCCTTTCAATTTGAAGGGGAATTCACAACGAGAACGAACATCGTCCTAGCAGACAGTCCTTATGAACGTGACTACGATAAGTTGTTGCCTGTAGAGCTACCAACAGGTGATGTTCGTAGCGCATTGAACCTTATAGATAACCCAGAAAAATTAGGAGAAGCCGTTCGTGTCAGCGGTAATCTTGAAACCTATTTCAGTAGGTCTGGTCTTAAAGGTCCGGATGATTATGAATTTGTAGATGGAGACGGCGACGTTATTTCTATTTCAGAAGCTAGAGATGCAACTGATGGAACAGAAGTTACGGTTGAAGGTATCGTCACGTCTACACCTGGTGCTTGGGGTGCAGAAGGATTTTATATGCAAGATGACACAGCTGGTATTTATGTGTACCAGTTAGAAGCAGATTTAGTTGAAAAAGGTGACGTCGTAAAAATAACGGCTAAGCGTGATTCGTTTAATGGTGAAAAACAGCTTAGTTCTGTCGGCTCGTTAGAAGTAGTTGGATCAGTAGATGTTCCAGACGCACAAGTTCTTACACCAGCTCATGTAAATGAAGAAAATGAAGGTCAGCTTCTAAAGTTATCCGAAGTAACGATTGAAAATCTTGAAGCAGTCGGTGGTTATGGCACGTTTGAATTTGATGCTGTATCAGGGGATGAGTCGGTACTCATTCGTGTTGATAACCGAACAGGTCTTTCTTACGTTGACTTTGCATTTGAAAATGGCGATGTTGTAAACATCACAGGTGTTTCAAGCCAATACGAAGGAACACCGCAATTAAAGCCACGTGGTGAACTAGATATTATTGAGTTTACCGAAGAAGAGCCAAGTGACCCTAGTGGTGTGATGACAGTTGAGGAAGCAATTGCAAACCAAGGGCAAGACGGAACGGTAGCGGGGTACATTGTTGGGCATGTTGTTTCTGGCTCAAATGTAAACTTTGAAGCACCGTTTACAAATGATTTTAATATGGCAATTGCTGATGATCCGAAGGAAAGAGATTTAGATAAAATGTTGTACGTCCAAATCCCAGCTGAGTACCGCAGTGATTTCGGTCTTGAAACAAATCCTATAATTATTGGAGAAAAAGTCGAGGTCAATGGGAGCTTGGAAGCATACTTTAATCATCCAGGACTGCAATCGCCAAGTGCAATGACCTTTATTGATGTAGAGTCACCTGCTGAGCCTGAACCTCAAAAAGTTTCGCTTGCAGAAGCACGTAGCCTTGCTGAAGGCGAGCTTGTTACAGTTACAGGAGTAACAACTTCAAACTCAGGTGCTTGGGGTGCACAAGGGTTTTATATGCAAGATGAAGAAGCAGGAATATATGTTTTCCAACATGACATTGAAGTTTCAGCTGGACAAGAAGTTAAAGTAACTGGGGTGACTGGGAGCTTTAACGATGAAAAACAGCTGGTTGATGTCACAGATGTTGAAGTTCTAGGTGATGCAGAAGTACCGCAGCCATTGAGCCTTTCACCGAGTCAGCTAGGTGAAAACAACGAAGGAATGCTAGTTGAATTAGAATACGTTCAAATTGAAAACTTAGCTTCCGTAAACAACTTCGGTACGTTTGAATTTGATGCCGTATCATTATTAGATGGAACTAGTGTGCTCGTAAGAGTCGATAATCGCACAGGGTTATCATATGATGACTTTTCTTACGAAAACGGTGACGTCATTAAAGTAACGGGAGTGTCAGGTAAATTTGGTGAGACAATTCAATTGAAGCCTAGAGGTGAGAATGACATTGAATATGGCTTTAATGAAAAACAAGCACATTTTTACAATGTAAAAAAACAGCTTATTAGTAACTTTGAAAATATTCGCAATGAATCAGTAAGAGAGCGTCAAATTGAGGAAACTCGCGAGCGATTTTGGGAGAAAATCTTCAATAAAGCATCATAA
- a CDS encoding ABC transporter permease, whose protein sequence is MISYTIRRLLMLIPVLIGMSIITFSIVHLIPGNPAQTILGEQASPQAIADLEERLGLNEPYFVQYGKYMYGLIQGDLGTSLRTNSAIAEEMWPYLAATIELTIFAMIFAVIIGVNAGIISAWKQNSLFDYTSMLIALIGVSMPIFWLGLMQQWIFAQELGWLPAFGRENPRDPVNSITHLYLLDAVLNGRPDQWWTSFKHLVLPGIALGTIPMAIIARMTRSSMLEVLRSDYIRTIEAKGSKTVAVIYRHGFKNAVIPVLTVVGLQTGTLLGGAILTETIFSWPGIGRYVFEAIGNRDYPVIQSGILVIATMFVFINLIVDLLYSYIDPRIKY, encoded by the coding sequence ATGATTTCATATACAATACGAAGATTGCTCATGCTGATTCCTGTACTAATCGGAATGTCCATAATCACCTTTTCAATCGTCCACCTCATCCCAGGTAACCCTGCTCAGACCATTTTAGGAGAGCAAGCATCTCCGCAGGCCATTGCCGACTTAGAGGAACGATTAGGATTAAACGAACCATACTTCGTTCAATACGGAAAATATATGTATGGCCTCATTCAAGGAGATTTAGGCACCTCACTTCGGACAAACAGTGCGATCGCCGAAGAAATGTGGCCTTACTTAGCGGCAACAATTGAATTAACCATATTTGCTATGATTTTTGCTGTCATTATAGGTGTGAATGCAGGAATCATCAGTGCTTGGAAACAAAATTCTTTGTTTGATTATACAAGCATGCTCATTGCACTTATTGGAGTTTCAATGCCTATTTTCTGGCTGGGGCTTATGCAACAGTGGATCTTCGCCCAGGAACTTGGATGGCTACCGGCATTTGGGAGAGAGAATCCACGAGATCCAGTCAATTCGATCACCCATCTATATTTACTAGATGCCGTTTTGAACGGTCGACCTGACCAGTGGTGGACATCCTTTAAGCACTTAGTTCTACCAGGAATAGCACTAGGTACGATCCCAATGGCAATTATCGCAAGGATGACACGTTCAAGCATGCTAGAAGTGCTACGTTCTGATTACATCCGTACAATCGAAGCAAAAGGATCTAAAACGGTTGCTGTTATTTACCGGCACGGTTTTAAAAATGCCGTCATTCCAGTACTTACTGTTGTCGGCCTGCAAACAGGAACACTTCTAGGCGGAGCAATTTTAACAGAAACGATCTTTAGCTGGCCTGGAATCGGACGTTATGTGTTTGAAGCTATCGGAAACCGTGATTATCCCGTTATTCAATCTGGTATTTTGGTGATCGCAACGATGTTCGTTTTCATCAACTTAATCGTGGACCTTTTATACAGCTACATTGATCCTCGTATTAAATACTAA
- a CDS encoding ABC transporter ATP-binding protein, with amino-acid sequence MSKPLLEVKHLKKYFDVTGGIFSKKVGEVKAVDDVSFDVYEKEVLGIVGESGCGKSTTGKTLLRLLEPTEGEVVYNGSDITELTEEEMRKMRRDMQIIFQDPYASLNPRHKVEKILSEPLIVHGIGDAKERLKKVHEILEVVGLTKEHAKRYPHQFSGGQRQRIGIARALIVNPKLIICDEPVSALDVSIQSQILNLMEDLLEKFGLTYIFIAHDLSVVRHISHRIGVMYLGRLVELTDNEELYENPLHPYTKSLLSAIPDPDPDFKREQMILEGDVPSPSNPPAGCAFHTRCPEVMDICKSVRPKFQEVKDKHFVACHLYNDEGQS; translated from the coding sequence GTTGGAGAAGTAAAAGCCGTTGATGACGTTTCATTTGATGTATATGAAAAAGAAGTATTAGGAATTGTAGGGGAGTCGGGATGCGGAAAGTCTACAACAGGAAAAACGTTATTAAGACTTTTAGAACCTACCGAAGGTGAAGTTGTTTATAACGGCAGTGATATTACTGAGCTAACTGAAGAAGAGATGCGAAAAATGAGACGGGATATGCAAATCATTTTCCAAGATCCATACGCTTCCTTAAACCCAAGACATAAAGTTGAGAAAATACTTAGTGAACCCTTAATAGTCCACGGTATTGGTGATGCAAAAGAGCGCTTGAAAAAAGTACACGAAATTTTAGAGGTTGTTGGCTTAACAAAAGAACACGCCAAGCGTTACCCCCATCAATTTAGTGGCGGTCAACGGCAAAGAATCGGTATTGCACGAGCATTAATTGTAAATCCAAAATTAATTATTTGTGATGAACCCGTTTCTGCTTTAGATGTTTCCATTCAATCGCAAATTCTAAACTTAATGGAAGACTTGCTAGAGAAGTTTGGTTTGACATATATCTTTATCGCACATGACCTCAGTGTAGTAAGGCATATTAGCCACCGAATAGGTGTGATGTACTTAGGTAGATTGGTCGAGTTAACAGATAATGAGGAACTATACGAGAACCCGCTACACCCTTATACGAAATCGCTTTTATCAGCAATTCCAGATCCGGACCCGGATTTTAAAAGAGAACAAATGATTTTAGAAGGCGATGTTCCCAGCCCTTCAAATCCACCTGCAGGATGCGCATTTCATACGAGATGTCCTGAGGTCATGGATATTTGTAAATCAGTACGACCTAAGTTTCAAGAGGTTAAGGATAAACACTTTGTAGCTTGTCATTTATACAACGATGAAGGGCAAAGTTGA
- a CDS encoding TIGR03943 family putative permease subunit — MNKKAKQKTQKKQWDFHVFLRGTIFLGFSLLMISMIVNNSIHLYIAPRMMIFVYFALAMFLFLSGIQYWRSTPRGQAADDGCHCEHNHQMKGSLLKKTLVYSIFLTPLLLGFVLPEAGLNSSFAENRGVNIGGVSTYQLANEYEEDANVRRSSMEDLYIERFAQSLAMDERIVIDDESYIDILNALQAYPDELIGQEVEITGFMFHDAHFEDEGLGFLSRFAMICCTADSSLYGLPVKGGDILSYENDDWLRVTGEIVMNNVNGWDIPVVVVTDITEVSAPSNPYVYPSF; from the coding sequence GTGAACAAGAAGGCAAAACAAAAGACTCAAAAGAAGCAATGGGATTTCCATGTATTTTTAAGAGGGACGATTTTTCTTGGGTTCTCTCTATTAATGATTAGCATGATTGTGAACAATTCGATTCATTTATATATCGCTCCGAGAATGATGATTTTCGTTTACTTTGCATTAGCGATGTTTCTATTTTTGTCGGGGATTCAATATTGGCGAAGTACGCCGAGAGGACAAGCTGCAGATGATGGTTGCCACTGTGAGCATAACCATCAAATGAAAGGATCATTGTTGAAAAAAACGCTAGTTTATTCCATTTTTCTTACGCCACTTTTATTAGGGTTTGTTCTTCCAGAGGCTGGGTTGAACAGTAGTTTTGCAGAAAATCGAGGGGTAAATATCGGTGGCGTCTCAACGTACCAGCTTGCAAATGAGTATGAAGAGGATGCAAATGTTCGGAGAAGTTCGATGGAAGATTTATATATTGAAAGGTTTGCTCAAAGTTTAGCGATGGATGAACGAATTGTTATTGATGATGAAAGTTATATCGATATTTTAAATGCGTTACAAGCTTATCCAGATGAGTTGATTGGCCAAGAAGTTGAGATTACTGGATTCATGTTTCATGATGCTCACTTTGAAGACGAGGGGCTAGGCTTTCTATCGAGGTTTGCAATGATTTGCTGTACAGCAGATTCTTCACTATATGGATTACCAGTTAAAGGGGGCGATATTTTAAGCTATGAAAACGATGATTGGTTGAGGGTCACAGGCGAAATTGTGATGAACAACGTAAATGGCTGGGACATTCCAGTTGTTGTTGTCACAGACATCACTGAAGTTTCAGCACCTAGTAACCCGTATGTTTATCCTAGTTTTTAG